Genomic window (Microbacterium oxydans):
GCTCGAAGATGTCGAGCTCCGGTCCGGCCTCACGGCGGGGGTTGTCCTGGGCCCCTGGATCCAGATGATCCTGCTCTGGGGCGGGTTGGGCGCGCTCGGCCTCGGGTGGTGGCGCGCCCGGAAGCGCTAGGCGCCGATCTTCTCGCGGGTCGGGTCCTCGCCGGCACCGCGGCGGGCGCGGATGAACGCGAGGCGCTCTTCCAGGAGCTCTTCGAGCTCTGCGCGGGTACGACGCTCCAGGAGCATGTCCCAGTGCGTGCGGGCGGCCTTCTCGTCGCTGGCCTCGAGCGTCACGGCGTGGCCGTCGACATTCAGGCGGGCCTCGGCGCCGCATGCGCGGCATTCCCAGGTCTGGGGCGGTTCGGCGTCTGCCGCGAACATGAGGTTCGTGACGTGGCCGCAGGTGTCACAGGTGTAGGTGGTCTCACGGCGCTCCATGAAAACGACGCCCTCTTCGCTCTGTAGGCTCTGGGCGCCGAGTCGGATGCCGCGCAGGCTGCGATCTGCCATTTTGTGGTCCTCTCGTCGCTGTCAGGTATAACGCTCCAGCCTGTGCGCTTCATCCACGCGAGCGTCTTCTCGGCGGGATTCACAGGGTAATCCCAGCGGCGGAGGTTATGGGGCGCGTCGAGCTAGCGAGGAGAGAGCGTCTTGAGGGCGACGTCGGCCCGATCGGAGACGATGCCGTCGACGCCAACCTCGACGAGTCGGCGCATCGTCTCGGGGTCGTTGACCGTCCACACGTGGACCTCCGCGCCGTGTCGATGCGCGGCGCGGAGGAGTGCGGGGGTGAGCACCCGCAGCGCGCCGTATCGTTCCGGGATCTGGAGTGCGTCGACCTCTCGCAGCACACGAACGGGGGAGAGGCGGAGAGCGGAGAGCGCCCGCAGCGCGGCGATGGTCCTGCTGCCTCCGGACGTCGCGGGCCGGATCTCCGCTCCGGCTCTCAGCACCGACGCGAGGGTCGCGCGACGATTCGCATCCGAGAAGCTCGTGACGAGCACCCGATGCGTGTGCTCGGCCAGGATCGGCCCGAGTGGCTCGACCGCCGCCGACGTCTTCACGTCGATGTTGAACCGGACGTCGGGGAAGGAGGTCAGCGCCTCGCCCACGGTGAGCAGGCCGCCGTGATCGGCGAACACGGCACGCAGCTCGCGGGTGCGGACCTCGCGCACGGCCCGGGGGTCGCCGACGAGTCGTTCGAGCGTCGCGTCATGGAACAGGACCACATCGCCGTCCGCGGTGACCTGGCAGTCGGTCTCGACGTACTCGGCGCCGGCGGCGTGAGCGGCGGCGAACGCGGCGGCGGAGTTCTCCCAGACGCCCGAATCCTCGCCCGCCGCGGTGACGAGACCGCGATGGGCGAGGACTCGGGGATGCCGCGTCTTCGTGAAGTACGGGTGCGTCACGCGCCCGGCAGTGTGTTGGTGGGACCCTGCTGGCCCGGCTTCGGCGTGAAGGCGCTGCCGATGCCCTTGAGCGCCTCGGTGAGCTCGCTCGGGATGATCCACAGCTTGTTGGACTGGCCTTCGCTGATCTTCGGGAGCATCTGGAGGTACTGGTAGGCGAGGAGCTTGTCGTCCGGCTCGCCCTGGTGGATCGCGCTGAACACGTTCTGGATGGCCTCGGCCTCACCCTGTGCACGGAGCACGGCGGCCTGCTTGTCACCCTCGGCGCGGAGGATCTCGGCCTGACGAGCACCCTCGGCCTCGAGGATCGCGGACTGCTTGGTGCCCTCCGCGGTCAGGATGGCTGCGCGGCGGTCACGCTCGGCGCGCATCTGCTTCTCCATCGAGTCCTGGATGGAGATGGGCGGGTCGATCGCCTTGAGCTCGACACGGCCGACGCGGATGCCCCACTTGCCGGTCGCCTCATCGAGCACTACGCGCAGCTGACCGTTGATGTTGTCACGGCTGGTGAGGGCCTCTTCGAGGTTGAGGCCACCGACGACGTTACGCAGAGTGGTGGTCGTGAGCTGCTCGACGGCGCCCAGGTAGTTCGCGATCTCATAGGTCGCGGCCCTAGCGTCGGTCACCTGGAAGTAGACGACGGTGTCGATCG
Coding sequences:
- a CDS encoding RNA polymerase-binding protein RbpA, which translates into the protein MADRSLRGIRLGAQSLQSEEGVVFMERRETTYTCDTCGHVTNLMFAADAEPPQTWECRACGAEARLNVDGHAVTLEASDEKAARTHWDMLLERRTRAELEELLEERLAFIRARRGAGEDPTREKIGA
- a CDS encoding SPFH domain-containing protein → MNDASFIPTAILWILVIAVIIFVVVTVARAIRIIPQATAGVVERLGRYHKTLTPGLNVLVPFIDRLRPLIDMREQVVSFPPQPVITEDNLVVSIDTVVYFQVTDARAATYEIANYLGAVEQLTTTTLRNVVGGLNLEEALTSRDNINGQLRVVLDEATGKWGIRVGRVELKAIDPPISIQDSMEKQMRAERDRRAAILTAEGTKQSAILEAEGARQAEILRAEGDKQAAVLRAQGEAEAIQNVFSAIHQGEPDDKLLAYQYLQMLPKISEGQSNKLWIIPSELTEALKGIGSAFTPKPGQQGPTNTLPGA
- a CDS encoding glycerophosphodiester phosphodiesterase family protein — encoded protein: MTHPYFTKTRHPRVLAHRGLVTAAGEDSGVWENSAAAFAAAHAAGAEYVETDCQVTADGDVVLFHDATLERLVGDPRAVREVRTRELRAVFADHGGLLTVGEALTSFPDVRFNIDVKTSAAVEPLGPILAEHTHRVLVTSFSDANRRATLASVLRAGAEIRPATSGGSRTIAALRALSALRLSPVRVLREVDALQIPERYGALRVLTPALLRAAHRHGAEVHVWTVNDPETMRRLVEVGVDGIVSDRADVALKTLSPR